In a genomic window of Streptomyces noursei ATCC 11455:
- a CDS encoding transporter: protein MSTEATAPAALVPVFVRLKLTLLRNGLRQSTGRTAAYVLSAVVGLLFTAAIALGLLALRGNPHAGTLAVVLTGILTLGWAVMPLFFPTGDETLDPTRLVMLPLRPRPLIRALLVTSLVGLGPLTTLVLATGAVIAVADGPAAAVVGVLAVALVVLVCVALARAVATASVRLLTSRRGRDLAVLGGLFVAFGAQGVNIAARQLGSPDGLSVLEPLGEVLRWMPPASALGAVDDAGHGAYGRAAAGLALAIAALALLLWWWQRTLTALMTSPDSSTLQAVEKDSARRPAGEQRGLARLLPDGRTGTVMLRTLRYAWRDPKSKMSWAMALGLGLLLPVVYAAQGNGSIYTSFSASALLGLQMYNQFGQDTSAFWMVASTIATPRDAFLELRARALTLMLVAVPYVTLVVVGAAAFIGPWSSFLEVYGLSLGLLGALVATGAMASALFPYSIPSDGNKNVAPGQAGIAWISLFGGFLTAAALTSPLLALTVWLHVAGLSGLLWVLLPAGAVYGLGVATLGLRLAAPRVAARLPEILAAVSKG, encoded by the coding sequence ATGAGCACCGAAGCCACCGCCCCCGCCGCACTGGTCCCGGTCTTCGTCCGGCTCAAGCTGACGCTGCTGCGCAACGGCCTGCGCCAGTCGACGGGACGCACCGCCGCCTACGTCCTCTCGGCCGTGGTCGGCCTGCTCTTCACCGCCGCGATCGCGCTCGGTCTGCTGGCGCTGCGCGGCAATCCGCACGCCGGGACGCTCGCCGTCGTCCTCACCGGGATCCTCACCCTGGGATGGGCGGTGATGCCGCTGTTCTTCCCCACCGGCGACGAGACGCTGGACCCGACCCGGCTGGTGATGCTGCCGCTGCGGCCCCGCCCGTTGATCCGTGCGCTGCTGGTGACGTCGCTGGTCGGCCTCGGCCCGCTCACCACCCTGGTCCTGGCGACCGGCGCGGTGATCGCGGTCGCGGACGGGCCGGCCGCCGCGGTCGTCGGCGTCCTGGCCGTCGCCCTGGTGGTGCTGGTGTGCGTCGCCCTGGCACGGGCCGTCGCCACCGCCTCGGTGCGGCTGCTGACCAGCCGCCGGGGCCGCGACCTCGCCGTCCTCGGCGGCCTGTTCGTCGCGTTCGGCGCCCAGGGCGTCAACATCGCCGCGCGGCAACTGGGCAGCCCGGACGGCCTGTCCGTCCTGGAGCCGCTGGGCGAGGTGCTGCGCTGGATGCCGCCGGCCTCCGCGCTCGGCGCCGTGGACGACGCCGGGCACGGCGCGTACGGGCGCGCGGCGGCCGGCCTGGCACTGGCGATAGCGGCCCTGGCGCTGCTCCTGTGGTGGTGGCAGCGGACCCTGACCGCCCTGATGACCTCGCCGGACTCCTCGACCCTCCAGGCCGTGGAGAAGGACAGCGCACGCCGGCCCGCCGGCGAGCAGCGCGGGCTCGCGCGACTGCTGCCCGACGGGCGCACGGGCACCGTCATGCTGCGGACGCTGCGCTACGCCTGGCGCGACCCGAAGTCGAAGATGTCCTGGGCGATGGCGCTCGGCCTCGGCCTGCTGCTGCCGGTCGTCTACGCCGCCCAGGGCAACGGCAGCATCTACACCTCGTTCTCGGCGTCCGCGCTGCTCGGCCTGCAGATGTACAACCAGTTCGGGCAGGACACCTCGGCGTTCTGGATGGTGGCCTCGACGATCGCCACCCCGCGCGACGCCTTCCTGGAGCTGCGGGCCCGGGCGCTGACCCTGATGCTGGTGGCCGTCCCGTACGTCACGCTGGTCGTCGTCGGCGCCGCCGCCTTCATCGGCCCGTGGTCGTCCTTCCTGGAGGTCTACGGGCTCTCGCTGGGCCTCCTGGGCGCGCTGGTCGCCACGGGGGCGATGGCATCGGCGCTGTTCCCGTATTCCATCCCGTCGGACGGCAACAAGAACGTGGCACCCGGCCAGGCCGGCATCGCCTGGATCAGCCTGTTCGGCGGCTTCCTCACCGCCGCGGCACTGACCTCCCCGCTGCTGGCCCTGACCGTCTGGCTCCATGTGGCGGGCCTCTCGGGCCTGTTGTGGGTGCTGCTGCCGGCCGGTGCGGTGTACGGACTCGGGGTCGCGACGCTCGGGCTGCGCCTGGCGGCTCCCCGGGTGGCGGCGCGGCTGCCGGAGATCCTGGCGGCGGTCAGCAAGGGGTGA